From the Saccharomonospora marina XMU15 genome, the window TGCGTCTGGCATGGTCAGCGGGATCGGTGGTAGCACCTCGTCATGGGCGGCCTCGGTCTCACGCATGGTTCTGGCGGCGCTGCGAGCAAGCGAGACCGCGGTCTCCGCCGAAAGAGTTGCCAACGCGCTTCGCTTGCTCATCCCCGACTCGGCGGCCAACTGGTCCAGGTATGCGCACAGCAGCTCCTTCGCACCCCCTGGCTTCAATCGCATGTTCCGGGCGGCGAACTCTGTCTCAAGCGCATCAGCCAGGTTCCTGAAGTCCTCGGTTCGATGGAGCTCAGCCATGGCGGAAGGGTATCGGGACCGTGGAGCGACGCAAAGGCGTTCAAACCACGCGCGAACTCGGCGGTCTCGACCAGTACGCATGGCGATGCCGGTGGCCTGCGAAGCCGGGTCCCGGCACAAGGAGGAACTTGACTTCGCCGGACGGAAACTGTTCTGCGCTGTCGGACAACAGCTCTTCCACGCTTGCGTGCTCGACCGCGCACTGTGCCGTGAAAGGACAGCCTTCGTGCGAAGCGCATGAGACCCCGGTTCTGCTGGACGAGACCACGCGCCGACACCGGCCGCGAGCGGCGGAACTCCTGCGGGTGGAAGGCTGGCTCCCCGGCAACGCCGACAGCCGCGGGTGGTGCTGATTCCGCCCGGCGGTCTGGGCCGGCATCGCCACGGTCCGGCCGCTACCGGCGCATCGGGTCGACCCCGAAGATCTTCGCCATGTCGTCCATCATGTAGTTCGCGCCCTGCAGGCTCACCGAGAGCATCCACGTCGCGTCGTTCACCTCGTGGACATTGCCTTCCCTGACGGCGGTGAGCTTTCGCCACAGCGGGTTGCGCAGGAAGCGTTCCCTGGACTGGTCGCCGCCTTCGTATGTGGAGACGAAAATGTGGTCGCCGTCGGCCTTGCGGATCTGCTCCTCACCGATCTCCACCGCGAACTCGTCGACGTCCTGAGCTTTCGGCCGCGCCAGCCCCATGTCGTCGAGAACGATGCCGGTGAACGATTCCTTGCCCAGCAAGCGGGTCGGGCCTCCCATGAACCGGATCGCCGAGATGGTGGGATTGTTCGCCTTCTCGTTGATCGCCTTGCCGAGTGCGGCGGCGCGCTGCTCGTAGGCGGACAGCGACTGCGCTGCCTTCGCTTCCGCACCCAGCGCCTTGCCGAGCATGGTGATGTTTTCCTTCCACATCGGACCTGTTGTCTCGACGAACACCGTCGGCGCGATGGCGGAAAGCTCGTCGTACAGCGCGTCGTGGCGCACGGTGGCCGAAACGATCAGATCCGGTTCCAAAGCCGCGATCGCCTCCAGATTCGGCGACTCAAGGGGACCGACCTCCTCGGTGGCACTCACCGCGTCGCCGAGGTAGGAGGGGAATTCCCGGTCGTCGCCGTAGCTGCCGATACCGCCCAGGAGCGGCCGATCCAGCGCGAGGACAGCCTCCACCAGGCTCGGGTCGAGTGCGACGATGCGCTCCGGCTTCGTCTCGATCGTCGTCGAGCCCTTGTCGTGCTGCACCGTTCGCGGAAACCCGGCCTGCGCGGTGCCGCCCTGGTTCGCGCTCTGCGGCGTCTCACCGCCACCGCAGCCGGCCAGGCCGACCAGCAGGGCCAGCCCCGCGAGCGCGGCCGTGACCCTCGCTCCGACTCGTCGCTTGCGTACTCGCACAGCCCCTCCAGTAGTTAGGTTAGGGAAACCTTACTTCGCTCAAGTTAGTCGAGGCGGTCGTCATACGGAAGAGGTGATCGTCACGTGGCCCGGCCGACCGGCACGACAAGTGGACTACCGGCCACCGGATC encodes:
- a CDS encoding ABC transporter substrate-binding protein, translated to MRVRKRRVGARVTAALAGLALLVGLAGCGGGETPQSANQGGTAQAGFPRTVQHDKGSTTIETKPERIVALDPSLVEAVLALDRPLLGGIGSYGDDREFPSYLGDAVSATEEVGPLESPNLEAIAALEPDLIVSATVRHDALYDELSAIAPTVFVETTGPMWKENITMLGKALGAEAKAAQSLSAYEQRAAALGKAINEKANNPTISAIRFMGGPTRLLGKESFTGIVLDDMGLARPKAQDVDEFAVEIGEEQIRKADGDHIFVSTYEGGDQSRERFLRNPLWRKLTAVREGNVHEVNDATWMLSVSLQGANYMMDDMAKIFGVDPMRR